The Malus sylvestris chromosome 12, drMalSylv7.2, whole genome shotgun sequence genome contains a region encoding:
- the LOC126594345 gene encoding acid phosphatase 1-like: MNIKAMMQRTYEAFLLLFLALLSKATSVKPCPRPSLPQDDSSFCLSWRLAVEANNLRGWRTVPTQCFRYLETYMIGGQYERDIDFILGQILSYANGIALSDDGMDAWILDVDDTCLSNLFYYKGKRYGCDPYDPSGFKAWAMTGGCPAVPGMLGLFSKLVNSGFKVIMLTGRDEETLGQITAANLHNQGFVGYERLILRTPAYKGQSAVVYKSNIRKQLAEEGYRIWGNIGDQWTDLQGDYVGNRTYKLPNPMYFVP, from the exons ATGAATATTAAGGCAATGATGCAACGGACCTACGAGGCGTTTTTACTTCTGTTTCTGGCCTTACTCTCCAAGGCAACTAGTGTGAAGCCTTGCCCTAGGCCAAGCCTGCCGCAGGACGACAGCAGCTTTTGTTTGAGTTGGAGACTGGCGGTGGAGGCCAACAATCTGCGTGGGTGGCGCACGGTGCCAACTCAGTGCTTCCGCTACCTCGAAACTTACATGATTGGAGGTCAGTATGAACGGGACATCGATTTCATCCTTGGCCAAATCCTTAGCTATGCGAATGGAATAGCTTTATCTGACGATGGCATGGATGCTTGGATTTTGGACGTGGATGACACTTGCTTATCTAATCTCTTCTACTACAAGGGCAAGCGATACGG GTGCGATCCTTATGATCCATCCGGGTTCAAGGCATGGGCAATGACTGGAGGGTGCCCAGCAGTTCCTGGTATGCTGGGACTTTTTAGCAAGCTGGTGAATAGTGGGTTTAAGGTGATCATGCTCACAGGAAGAGATGAAGAAACCCTAGGCCAAATTACTGCCGCAAACTTGCATAACCAGGGATTTGTTGGTTACGAACGGCTAATTTTGAG GACTCCAGCTTACAAGGGGCAGAGCGCAGTTGTGTACAAATCAAACATTCGGAAGCAATTGGCAGAAGAAGGTTACAGAATTTGGGGAAATATAGGAGACCAGTGGACTGATCTTCAAGGAGACTATGTTGGCAACCGCACTTATAAGCTTCCAAACCCCATGTACTTTGTTCCTTAA
- the LOC126592308 gene encoding uncharacterized protein LOC126592308: MTYSTFSAPNIVLQQQYRAHKFTMFSDLISILLFTEKQNQLLMKNHQAQPTRATVMPKAHYSTNKCPKRQNRRGMEGQKSPRQGQQSQGPSKGGNRAQKCLNPAPKAPNFKNKGKAPKTMDADMCYHCGSKDHWSRVCQAPQKIVAKYHSRRKKFESNFVQVDEPENTKMEVSVFQEDITPMED, from the coding sequence atgacctattcgaccttctctgctcCTAATATTGtcttgcagcaacaatatagggcacataaGTTCACTATgttttcggatttgatctctattttacttttcactgAAAAGCaaaaccagctgttgatgaaaaatcatcaagctcaacCTACTAGGGCGACTGTTATGCCtaaagcacattatagcacaaaCAAatgcccaaaacgccaaaataGACGTGGTATGGAAGGCCAGAAGTCACCCcgtcaaggtcaacagagtcaagGCCCATCTAAGGGAGGAAACCGAGCCCAGAAGTGCCTTAACCccgctcccaaggccccaaacttcaagaataagggcaaggcaCCTAAAACCATGGATGCGGACATGTGTTATCActgtggttcaaaggaccattggtcccgtgtttgCCAAGCTCCCCAGAAGATTGTAGctaaatatcattctcgtcgtaagaagtttgaatcaaactttgtgcAAGTGGATGAACCGGAAAAtaccaagatggaggtttctgttTTTCAAGAGGATAtcacccctatggaagattag